One window from the genome of Tachysurus vachellii isolate PV-2020 chromosome 5, HZAU_Pvac_v1, whole genome shotgun sequence encodes:
- the mfap5 gene encoding microfibril associated protein 5: MGCYPTVVFLYCFCGLVAVWAQPTATEESVVEVPEDCREEMYPCTRMYSVHQPTKTCLHAMCIYSLRRVYVINKELCMKTVCPQEERLKAELCREKSGWPKRLQRSAQKITGLPVKPKQGKPGQMQRLSDHE, encoded by the exons ATGGGCTGCTACCCAACTGTTGTGTTTCTGTACTGTTTCTGTG GGCTTGTTGCTGTTTGGGCACAGCCAACGG CAACAGAAGAATCAGTCGTAGAAGTGCCAGAAG ACTGTAGAGAGGAGATGTACCCCTGTACTAGGATGTACTCTGTCCATCAGCCTACAAAGACATGCCTCCATGCCATGTGTATCTATAG TCTTCGCCGAGTTTATGTGATCAACAAAGAGCTCTGTATGAAGACTGTATGTCCACAGGAAGAGCGACTGAAAG cGGAACTATGCAGAGAGAAATCTGGCTGGCCCAAAAGACTTCAGAGATCAGCTCAAAAAATTACTGGCTTACCAGTAAAACCGAAACAGGGGAAACCGGGACAAATGCAAAGACTGAGtgatcatgaataa
- the necap1 gene encoding adaptin ear-binding coat-associated protein 1, with amino-acid sequence MATELEYESVLCVKPDVNVYRIPPRASNRAVRAADWKLDAPDWMGRMRVTARGKMAYIKLEDKISGELFAQAPVDQFPGIAIETVSDSSRYFVLRIQDDSGRSAFIGIGFGDRGDAFDFNVALQDHFKWVKQDNEFSKQAQTPDLGPKLDLGFKEGQTITLNIGQSKKREKSRPQSSGGLGLLPPPPSGKIVLPPSASATNNNTEPLTCGSNIGCLLDLDSNDANTLVQPAPPSTNADMWGEFTSDSLSSQPSKPDSASTNWVQF; translated from the exons ATGGCGACCGAGCTGGAATACGAGTCGGTTCTGTGTGTCAAACCTGACGTCAATGTGTACCGAATTCCGCCGCGAGCGTCGAACCGCGCCGTCAG GGCAGCTGATTGGAAGTTAGACGCTCCTGACTGGATGGGCCGAATGAGAGTGACGGCAAGGGGGAAAATGGCCTATATTAAACTAGAGGATAAGATCTCAG GGGAGCTGTTTGCTCAAGCCCCAGTGGATCAGTTTCCTGGTATTGCCATAGAAACTGTAAGTGACTCAAGCCGTTACTTTGTTCTTAGGATTCAAGATGACAGCG GTCGCAGTGCCTTTATTGGTATCGGATTTGGAGATCGGGGAGATGCATTTGATTTCAATGTGGCTTTGCAGGATCATTTCAA gTGGGTAAAGCAGGATAATGAATTTAGTAAGCAGGCTCAAACTCCAGACTTGGGCCCTAAATTAGACTTGGGTTTTAAAGAAGGTCAGACTATCACACTCAACATTGGG caaagcaaaaagagagaaaagtccCGTCCACAAAGCTCAGGTGGCCTTGGactgcttcctcctcctccgaGTGGCAAAATCGTGCTGCCTCCTTCAGCCAGCGCCACCAATAACAACACAGAACCATTAACATGCGGTAGCAACATAG GTTGTTTGCTGGACTTAGACAGCAATGATGCTAACACTTTGGTCCAGCCAGCTCCTCCTAGCACAAATGCTGACATGTGGGGAGAGTTTACGTCTGACAG cttgtcATCTCAGCCCTCCAAGCCGGATTCTGCCTCTACAAACTGGGTCCAGTTCTGA
- the aicda gene encoding single-stranded DNA cytosine deaminase isoform X2: MMSKLDRVLLTQRKFIYHYKNVRWARGRNETYLCFVVKKRNSPDSLSFDFGHLRNRSGCHVELLFLSYLGVLCPGFLGSGVDGVRVAYAITWFCSWSPCSNCAHRLSRFMSQMPNLRLRIFVSRLYFCDKEDSQEREGLRCLQSAGVQVSVMTYKDFFYCWQTFVACKERAFKAWDGLHQNSIRLSRKLQRILQPSETEDLRDGFALLGL; the protein is encoded by the exons ATGATGAGCAAGCTGGACag AGTGTTGCTGACGCAGAGGAAGTTTATTTACCACTATAAGAATGTACGCTGGGCTCGTGGGAGAAACGAGACCTACCTCTGTTTTGTGGTCAAGAAACGCAACAGTCCCGATTCGCTCTCCTTCGATTTTGGACACCTGCGCAATCGCTCTGGATGCCACGTGGAG CTTCTCTTCCTGAGCTATCTTGGGGTACTATGCCCGGGTTTCTTAGGTTCCGGTGTGGATGGTGTCAGGGTGGCATATGCCATCACCTGGTTTTGTTCCTGGTCACCCTGTTCAAACTGTGCCCATCGCCTTTCTCGCTTCATGTCACAAATGCCCAACCTGCGGCTGCGCATTTTTGTCTCACGTCTCTACTTTTGTGACAAGGAGGACAGCCAAGAAAGAGAGGGACTCCGGTGCTTGCAGAGTGCAGGTGTGCAGGTGTCCGTCATGACCTACAAAG ATTTTTTCTACTGTTGGCAAACCTTTGTCGCTTGTAAAGAAAGGGCTTTTAAGGCTTGGGACGGCCTTCACCAGAACTCTATCAGACTGTCCCGGAAACTACAGAGAATCCTGCAG CCTAGTGAGACTGAAGACCTGAGGGATGGCTTTGCTCTGCTGGGACTCTGA
- the aicda gene encoding single-stranded DNA cytosine deaminase isoform X1 → MVISLATECMKGVLLTQRKFIYHYKNVRWARGRNETYLCFVVKKRNSPDSLSFDFGHLRNRSGCHVELLFLSYLGVLCPGFLGSGVDGVRVAYAITWFCSWSPCSNCAHRLSRFMSQMPNLRLRIFVSRLYFCDKEDSQEREGLRCLQSAGVQVSVMTYKDFFYCWQTFVACKERAFKAWDGLHQNSIRLSRKLQRILQPSETEDLRDGFALLGL, encoded by the exons AGTGTTGCTGACGCAGAGGAAGTTTATTTACCACTATAAGAATGTACGCTGGGCTCGTGGGAGAAACGAGACCTACCTCTGTTTTGTGGTCAAGAAACGCAACAGTCCCGATTCGCTCTCCTTCGATTTTGGACACCTGCGCAATCGCTCTGGATGCCACGTGGAG CTTCTCTTCCTGAGCTATCTTGGGGTACTATGCCCGGGTTTCTTAGGTTCCGGTGTGGATGGTGTCAGGGTGGCATATGCCATCACCTGGTTTTGTTCCTGGTCACCCTGTTCAAACTGTGCCCATCGCCTTTCTCGCTTCATGTCACAAATGCCCAACCTGCGGCTGCGCATTTTTGTCTCACGTCTCTACTTTTGTGACAAGGAGGACAGCCAAGAAAGAGAGGGACTCCGGTGCTTGCAGAGTGCAGGTGTGCAGGTGTCCGTCATGACCTACAAAG ATTTTTTCTACTGTTGGCAAACCTTTGTCGCTTGTAAAGAAAGGGCTTTTAAGGCTTGGGACGGCCTTCACCAGAACTCTATCAGACTGTCCCGGAAACTACAGAGAATCCTGCAG CCTAGTGAGACTGAAGACCTGAGGGATGGCTTTGCTCTGCTGGGACTCTGA